The following proteins come from a genomic window of Microtus pennsylvanicus isolate mMicPen1 chromosome 22, mMicPen1.hap1, whole genome shotgun sequence:
- the Sumo1 gene encoding small ubiquitin-related modifier 1 → MSDQEAKPSTEDLGDKKEGEYIKLKVIGQDSSEIHFKVKMTTHLKKLKESYCQRQGVPMNSLRFLFEGQRIADNHTPKELGMEEEDVIEVYQEQTGGHSRV, encoded by the exons ATGTCTGATCAG GAGGCAAAACCTTCAACTGAGGACTTAGGGGataagaaggaaggagaatacATTAAGCTCAAAGTTATTGGACAG GATAGCAGTGAGATACATTTCAAAGTGAAAATGACAACACATCTCAAGAAACTCAAGGAGTCGTACTGTCAAAGACAG ggAGTTCCAATGAATTCACTCAGGTTTCTatttgaaggtcagagaattgCTGATAACCATACTCCAAAAGAA ctgggaatggaggaagaagaTGTGATTGAAGTTTATCAGGAACAAACGGGGGGTCATTCAAGGGTTTag